GAGTAGAGTTTGACGTCGCTGTCTGAGGCGTCCAGCAGATCCGCTTCTGCGTCTTTTTCCGTTTCGATCGCATCAAGTGGAATTTCCGGTGACGAATCGGTTTCACGAGTGCGCGCAAACTCGTCTATATCTTCTTGGCGAAACTTCCAGCTACCACGGTTCGCAAAGCCGCGAATAACACCGGCTTCACGTTCAGTGGAGAGCTCAACCGGAGTAATCCCGAGTCGTTTGGCGGCTTCTTCCAGCGTCAGATATTTTTTTGCCATGCTCGACGATCTATCCGAGAAGTCGGGTGGACAGACTGAACGGGTTCTGTGAAATCACGGAACTCGTTTCTAAGTTGCATTGTGCGAGTCGCGACTTGGCGACCACCACGATCTCACACATATTACTACTGATTCCAGATTTTTAGTTGAGGAATTGTGAGATGCAAGATCTTTGTTTGTTCCACGGGTGCTTTGGTCAAAGCTTTCTGTGAGCTTACCAGGCAGGGGGATCTGCATGAATGGCTCTAGAAACAACTAACGAGGTATTTATCTATATTAATCTAATGATATCGAAACATAACCATATGATGTGGTAAGCCGATCCATCGCTCCATTTCGAGTGTCGGCCAATTTGTCACCCCGACTACAAAAAAAACGCGGATCGGTAATGTCCAACGGAGTCTGTGGGTTGCAACGGTTCCACAAATGGGGGTAAACGTAGCCGTTGCAGCAATTTTATCTGCGATTGGCGTACTGGTTACCAGGTGGTGACATTCACAATTGATGATCCTTAATAAATCATGCTGAAATTAATCAAATCGGCGAAGATTTAGTCATCCTGTACATAACACTGCCGGCGCAAGATCGCATTTTCCTGTGGGTGTGCTCAAAGATATCGCTTTCACCGAAGGCTACTGGTGCAGCTGAAGACAACAGTGATGAGTCAATTTGTGGTCATTGGCGGGGACTTCCGGACCTTTTCTCGAGGATCAAACTGTAACATCAGTGCAGGAATGTCAGGAATTGTCCGAAATTTGCTTCATCATGTTGGTTGATGACGGTTGGCGCGTTGCGGAACGGTTGTGTTTACGGGGTTTGGCTCAGAACAACTTCCGGGCGGTCAGTTCTCCTGCACAGATACTTGCGTCTGTGATCAATACGGTGGCTCGACCCAATCATCTCAGCTTTGCGGAGATGCGCCGGATCTCGTTGTTCGTGCAGACGATTGTGGCTGGGGTGTCGTAATCGGGTACCAGGTGACGTCAGCAGATTTGGATCACCGGACTGTTCGATTGAGACAAATCGTTCCGAGAAACGGCATTAGCGGATAAAAGTGTTTCAGGCTAGAATTTCGGGTGTTCCTCTCAGCTGGACGTGTTCTGGAGTCCGAGCAGTTTGAATCGAGTTGGGGGGGAGTGGCGTATACTGGGCATTTATGTTTTGTGATCTGCAGTGGTATGTGGTGTCAACACGAAATCTTACTTCCCGCGTGCAACCGTGGTTGTCACGTGATTACTCAGCACGTTGTGGGTGGTTGTCCCGAAATTCGTCAGATGCGGACAGGACTTTTGCATGTTTTCATATGTCATACGTCTGCGTCGCTGACGCTCAATGAGAATGCAGACCCGGATGTGCTGACGGACATGACGATGGCCTGTAACCGGCTGGTACCTGAAACCTGGCCGTGGAGTCATACCTGTGAGGGGGCGGACGACATGCCTGCTCATGTTAAGTCATCATTGACAGATTCTTCGATCAGTGTTCCTGTCAGGGATGGTCGGATTCTTACCGGAACGTGGCAGGGAATTTATCTGTGTGAGCATCGGAATCACGGTGGAAGTCGTCGTTTGATTCTCACCTTACACGGGGAGTCGGTTGATGGTTGATCGAGCTGATTCGGAAGAGCAATGTCTGCAGAATCCGGTTGCAATAGGGGGGCATCGTACGGGATCGGATCAGCCACTGTTATTTATTGCGGGGCCGTGCGTGATCGAATCCGAGGATCTGTTGAAACGGATTGCAGACCATCTGGCGGAGATAGAACAGAAACAGGCGTGCCGTTTTGTCTTCAAGGCCAGTTTTGACAAAGCAAACCGCACGAGTGTGAACAGTTATCGTGGTCCAGGGCTTCACGAAGGGCTACGCATGCTGGAACAGATTTCCCGGATGTCAGGTCTCCCGGTTACGACAGACATTCATGAAGCATCGCAGGCGGAACCGTGCAGTGAAATCTGTTCAATCCTGCAAATTCCCGCATTTCTGGCCAGGCAGACAGACCTGCTGGTGGCCGCAGCAAATGCGGCCGTATGCCGGAACATTTGTGTGAATATCAAGAAACCACAGTTTGTTGCCCCCGAAGACACCGCTCATGCCGTACGTAAATGTGAGGCTCAGGGTCTGAAGAAGGTCTTACTGACAGAACGGGGAACAACGTTCGGATATGGTCGCCTGGTCAACGATTTTCGCAGTATACCGATTATGCAGAATTTGGGCGTACCGGTGGTGTTTGACGCGACGCACAGCGTCCAGCTTCCCGGAGGCGAAACGACAGGCGGGCAGTCCGCCATGGTGTTTCCACTGGCAAGAGCTGCTGTGGCAGCAGGGGCCGACGCCGTGTTCTTTGAAACCCATCCCAATCCGGAAGAAGCAATGAGCGACGGACCGAATCTGGTCCGGCTTGATCAGGCAGCGACACTGGTCAGACAATTGTCTGCGATCCGTGAAGTTACCTTAAATCTGTCCAGTCAGGACCCAAGCCGGACGGTTACATCCCCGCCGGAATCGGGGGATCAGTTGAATGTTTCATGAGCAGGATCCATCGGTTACGACAATCGGATGATTCTGAGCTGAGAATCAGGAATTTGAAATGTTATTAGTGAGCCCCTCCTGGATTCAAAAAAACAATGTGCCCGTCGTGGCCGCATTACTGTGCCTTATGACGGTTATTGCAGGCTGCGGTCCGGAACCGGGACCATCAGTGACATCGATCGCACCGACCGAGTCGCGTAATCAGAGCACACTTGATTCGTGTCGAACACGTCTCGAAGGTGCGGCTCGTCGGCTACGTCCGGACTCTTTGGTTGCCGTCAATGAGATAGCCTCGAACGTCAGTGCATTCAACGGATGGCTGACTGAATGTGCGCTAGACGGGCTCGAGGAACTGCAGGTAAGCGAGGCCAATCTGGCATTTCTTGATTCATCGGCACAGCGTTCCGTTTCAGCACCTCGATTCACAGCTCGTGATGCTGTCTATATTCGTGATTCCCTGATTGCGTCACAGCTGGCGCAGGCCATTGTGGAACGGCCGAGTTCACACGACGGTTCAGAGGTTTCGCGTATCCTCAGCATCTTTCGCTGGGTTGGAAATAATATCAGTCTGGAGGACACGGCAGCATTGTCTTCATCAAAAGGGTTTCTGGACACGTTGCTGAGCGGGCGAGGGACTGTTCGGTCACGAGTCTGGATTTTGGCTGTATTGCTGCGGCAACTGCAAACGGACGTGGTGATTCTGTTGCCTCATGATACACCAAAAGGTTCAGAAGATCACTCAGAGTTCCTGATTGCCGTATGTGTCAATGATGATGTTCTACTGTTTGATCCGCTAACCTGGCTGCCGATTCCTTCGGAAGAAGACGATTCGATTCAAATCAATGAACCTGCCGGATCAGAATATTTGGCGGCCAATGAAAAATGGCACGAGCCACAGGTCCGAATTATTGCCGAAACATCTGCAATTTGTCCCCGAATGCTGATTCTCCAGGATCAGCTTCCCGTTGAATTGTCGGCCATGCTTTACGAAGAGATCGCAGGCGGCACGTCTGAAATCAGGCCTCTGATCGACCGTGTGATTTCCTCAGGTCCTGGCGTATTTTTAGCTGAACATTTCGCCCGATGGGACTGGCCGGATCAACAGGCTATTGCCGCCATTGCGCCCGACGAAGCACAGCAGCGAACTCATGATCAACTGATGAAACCATTCGAAGCGCCCTACAACCGTCCACCACTGGAACTGGACACGGACTTCAACGATGTTCTGAGTGATCCGACACTTACGGCCCAACAGCGGGAATCACTGTGGGAACAGAAATGGAAGATGGAAGTCGAGAAAATCAGGGAACTGGAAAAGGAACGTGACGTTACAAAATTGTTTGGACGGCCATCAAGTTATTTGCTGAAAATTCGGCTGGAGCAGGTGGAAGGAAGCAGTGATCGCAGGATTATTCAGCAGTTGCTCAGGATACGAAATGCATGCATAGACGACGCCATTCAGTTCACTGTACCGCGGTCTGTTGATCACAGCGGACAGAAGTCAATTCCGATCCCTGAGTCACTACAGAAAGTCAATCGGGAAGCCGGTGGCAACGCTCTGTACTGGATCGCCCTGTGTCAAATTGACCGGTCACAGCTGGGTACTGCGATTTCCAGTTTTATGAGTTATCGACGCCAGTATCCCGAGGGAAAATGGTTCTATCCATCGTTAATGAATCAGGCATTGTCAGAAATGGCACTGGAACGACATGATGCTGCCGTTGTCACGTTCAGCGAAGCAGACCATGAGTCAAATCCGGACCGAAAACGAGTTGGCATACTGCTGAAACGCCTTAGAGCCGCTATAGAGCGAGAGAAGTCGTCCGCTGGCTCCGTGCAGGATGCCTCGTCGAAATTCGTTTTCAATAATTCTTTACCGGCTGACTGACGGTTTATCGCAATCTCCAGGGCGCGCCCCGGTGGTTCACTGGCAACTTGGCAGTTGCACCGTGACCAGTCGAAGTCTGCTGACCTCTGCAGATACGTTCAACCGACGACATCGCTGTATGCCGAGTCATACCGGTGTCATCGTCAGCTGTCTGTCAGGGCGCGTTGGCCGGCAGCGTGTTGAAAACCGTCAACACCTGATGTGTTTTCTCAACGGTCGCAGCAGCGGTTGCCGGGAAAACGGCAGTGTTTCTCCTCATGTCAACGGATTGGAACAGTCCGGCACTCCGTTTGTTGATACCGATGTATGCTGACATTGTCGCGGTCTGTGTCGTGGTTCCTTCATGCCTGTCAATGACCAGTCAAGGATTTGGTCGAAGGCCCCGGCGTTCCTGTCATTTTAATGTGAGTATCAGAATGCAGTCGTTCAATTTGACCGTCATTTGCAGCGCTATGCCTGGATTCATTCGATGCATCAGCGCTGCTCTCGCGGGAAAAATTCGACAGTTTGAATGCTACTCTATTCCGGAAGCAGGGCAGATGGTGCATATGCATGATTCGGATTTTATTGTGGTTGACCTGCGCCGTTCCGGTCGTAAGCAATGCGACCGAATCTGGGCGTTATTACAGAACGCTCAGCAGTGTCGATGCATTGCTGTCGTACATGCTGAAGAACTGTCAACTTCTGACGTGCCCATTGAACTTTCAAATCGTGTTCAGATTGTTGAACAACAGTCGGTCGACACCGACCTGACCTCCGTTTCACTGGCAGTGGCAGCCGCAATGGATACCACACTAGAGTTCGTGGACGAAATGAACACAAATCCTGCCCGGAAGGACCCCGTTTTCAGCGACGTCACGGCTCTGGCCCAGTACAGTCACAGCAATACGGATGACAGGACACCGTCAGGAATTCAGACACCGGCGACACCTGAATCAGACGCACCGATTGCAGTTCGGTACCGGACGGAAACACCTGAACTGTACCAGATGCTGGACCGACTCCAGGTTGCCGCTCAGCACGATGTTACGATTTTACTGATCGGGGAAACCGGTTGTGGAAAGACTCATCTTGCGCGACTGATTCATGAGGCATCGTTACGCGAATCCGAACCACTGGTGACCGTTGCCTGCGGGGCGCTGCCAGGCGAATTGATTGAAAGTGAACTGTTTGGTCACGTCAGAGGTGCATTCACCAGCGCACACGCAGACAAGGACGGAAAATTTCTGGCAGTAGGACGTGGTACCGTTCTTTTGGACGAAATTGACGTATTACCTCCTGAACAACAGGTCAAGCTGCTGCGTGTGATTGAAACAGGACAATTTGAAGCTGTGGGGTCTAATCGAACACTCCATATGGAAGCTCGCATCATCGCCGCCAGCAATCTCGAACTTCAGCCACTTGTCGAACAGGGAAGGTTCCGTCCCGACTTGTACTATCGGTTGAACACACTGACGTTTCGTATTCCGCCACTACGCAGGAGACTTCCCGATATCGAACCGCTGACTAAGTATTTTGTCGACTCTCATGCCCGGCGACACGGTATTGATTCTCTGCAGATCAGCCGCGATTTTCTGCGTTCTTTGCTGAACTATCCGTGGCCAGGAAATGTTCGAGAAATGGAAAACGCGATACGAAGTGCTGTGATTTATAATAAAAACGGTGAATTGATCGCAGCCTCACTGCCTCCTCACATTGTCGCCGGCACTGCGGGGCCGGCCAACGATCCCTCGGTCGCCGAATGCTTTAGCGAAACAGCAGAAGCAACGCTTGAGAATCGGATTGAGTTGACTGAGAAAGATATTATTGAACAGGCACTGCTGGAAAACAGTTTCAACAGGACGCGTACCGCACGTGAACTGGGAATCAGTCGTGTTACTCTCTATAACAAAATGAAAAAATACGGAATGATGCAGGCCAGATAACGGCAGCGCAGCGAGGTGGTGCACCGGTGCAGCAGTCGATAGCATTTCATCAGGTATTCGGGAAATGATTTCAACCTGGGTTTGAATTGGGCGTTCCGGGATTCTGGTGCGGATAGGTGTGATGCAGAAATCACCGCGAAGTCATCGGCAAACTGGCGTGACGCAATGAATTGGCGACTTGTTGCACGACTACTCGGACTGCTGTCCCTGTTGATCGCATCGTGCATGGTACTCAGCCTCCCCTGGTCCTGGCCGGAACTGGGGCAGACTGCCGTATTTGAATTTCGGGCGTTGAAAGGAATGCTGCTGGCGATTGGAGTCAGTACGTTATTTGGGGTCGGACTCATCGCCTGTGGCCGAAACTCTTCAGGAAGCGTTTTACGGAAAGAAGCACTGGCTGTTGTAGGACTTGGTTGGCTGCTTTGCGGATTCCTGGGAAGTCTGCCCTATTTGCTGACTCCGACTTATCGTTTGCCCGGTGTCCCGATGTCGCTGGCAGATGCAATGTTCGAATCGATTTCGGGATTTTCAACAACGGGCGCTTCTGTTCTGACTCAGCTTGAGGTTCCGCCTGGAGTGGCTGATTGCGAACTGGCAGCGAAGAACCGAAACATTGCTTATGTACCGCGCAGCGTGCTCTTTTGGAGATCATTGACGCACTGGCTGGGGGGTATGGGAATTATTGTGTTGTTTGTGGCGATTCTTGGGCAGTTGGGAGTCGGCGGGAAGGCACTGATGCGCCGCGAGGTTCCCGGTCCGATCGCGGATACATTGCGACCTCGCGTGCGCGAAACGGCAATGATTATGTGGACGATTTATCTGGCATTGTCAGGCCTTCTGGTTCTGATTTTACTTTGTCAGGGAATGAGCTTGTTCGAGTCCTTCTGTCATACATTCGGGACACTGGCGACCGGCGGCTTCAGTACGCGTAACGGAAGTGTGGGGGCGTTTGGCAGTAACACGATCGAGTTCACACTGACGATTTTCATGCTGGCTGCCGGTATTAACTTCAATTTGTACTACGTATTTCTGAAGCAACCGCCCGGACCGGACCGGACCGGGCCTCTGCAACGGTTGATGTTAATTACACGTGATCCGGAATTTCGGGTTTATTTAAGTATTATTGTTGTTTCAGCAATGGGGGTATCGCTTGTTCTTTTGAATTCCGGCACCTACGACACACTGGCAACGGCATCACGCCATGCCTGGTTCAATGTTGTTGCAGTGATCACCACAACAGGATTCGGTACGCAGGATTTTGCCGCCTGGCCGTGGTTTGGTCAGGCGTGGCTGTTGGTTCTCATGTTTGTGGGCGCCTGTTCCGGATCAACCGGCGGCGGAATTAAAGTTATTCGCTGCATTGTCCTTTTCAAGGTTCTGCTGCTCGAAACAGAACGCGCGTTCCGCCCGAACCTGATTCGGCCGGTACGTCTTTCCGGACAACGGGTGGACGACTCGGTTGGCAAAGATGTACTGATCTACATTTGCCTGATTACTGCAATCTTTGCGGGGAGCTGGATGGCACTGGTTGGCCTTGAATCATTCTCACCACGATCTCTGGAGCAATGGAACCACTCCGACCGGGGGGCGGGTTCTATTCTTACGGATTGTGCAGGCGCTGTGACTGCGACACTGAACAATATTGGTCCGGGACTCGGGGTCTGTGGTCCTCACGGTAATTACACACATTTTTCGGATCCAGGGAAGATCTTGCTGACTTTACTGATGCTTTTGGGACGTCTCGAACTGTTCGCTGTCATGGTACTGTTCGTCCCCGGATTCTGGAGACTGCATTGACCTGCTCTCGATGTCCGAATACCGGCAGGCATGTTGTGCTGCTGGGGGCCAGCAACCTTGTTCTCCACTGGTCTGTACTGATGAGGCTCGTTTTCAGTCGATGGAATGGATTTATTCACGTCAATACAGCGCATGGGATGGGACGGTCCTATGTTGCGCCCAGTTACTTTGGCTGGCGCAAGGTACCCGGGATTCTGGATAGTGGGTTGTGGCCAGCACTGACTCAAGACCGGCCGCCGGTCGCTGCTTTGGTCACAGATCTTGGCAACGATCTCGTTTACGGTCATTCAGCATCAGTGGTGACACAGGCGGCCGCAGAAGCCGTCGCACGACTACGGGACGTGAATCCAGACTGTCGAATCGTTGTCACTCGTCCTCCGCTTGAGTCAGTACAGGCACTCTCCGTACTGAGATATCGTTTTATTCGGTCGGCCCTGTTTCCTGCGTGCCGGCAGTCACTGTCACAAATCGTGGATGCAACACGGGAACTGGACGAAGAGATTCAGCGACTGTCTGATGTGACGCTGGCTGTACAGCCGTCACACTGGTTTGGAATGGACCCCATCCATATTCGTCGACGATTTCGCAAATCTGCGTACTCAACGTTTCTTGAATCATGGCCCGGTGCAACCAAAACCGGCTCAGGCACTGAATCGGTGCCTGAGAAACGACCCAAAACAGCGCTGCGCTGGGTTCTCAACAGGAAACTGCTGTGCGAACAACCTTCGGTTGTGTCGGGTCGTGGATCTGTTTCAGCGTGGTAGTGCTGTTTCGTGAACTGAAAGTCGTTTCGGCACTTAAGACTAATGTTCTGTTCATCCAGTATTTGTTTAAGCCGGCGGATTGGAAGATTTTACAGTCTTTGCGTTTGATGGAATTTATAAGAAGTCTTGGAAAAACATCCTGGCCGAACTCAAAAACCAAATGAATAAAATGGAATTGTCCACACATTGAACTTATCCGTGCTGTGGATTATTAAATTCCCTCCATCATTAAATTCAGGTCTGTGTCATGCCACTGTCTTGATTACCGAACGAACGGCAGCGCCACCGGCGGGATTTGCCGGTAGCACTGCCGGGAGGCAGGCAGTTGAATTAGTGCAGGGTGCGACTACAGGAGAAGTCTGCTCAGATTAACATCCACAAAAAATTCCGATCTTGACGAGA
This Fuerstiella sp. DNA region includes the following protein-coding sequences:
- a CDS encoding secondary thiamine-phosphate synthase enzyme YjbQ yields the protein MRTGLLHVFICHTSASLTLNENADPDVLTDMTMACNRLVPETWPWSHTCEGADDMPAHVKSSLTDSSISVPVRDGRILTGTWQGIYLCEHRNHGGSRRLILTLHGESVDG
- the kdsA gene encoding 3-deoxy-8-phosphooctulonate synthase; translation: MVDRADSEEQCLQNPVAIGGHRTGSDQPLLFIAGPCVIESEDLLKRIADHLAEIEQKQACRFVFKASFDKANRTSVNSYRGPGLHEGLRMLEQISRMSGLPVTTDIHEASQAEPCSEICSILQIPAFLARQTDLLVAAANAAVCRNICVNIKKPQFVAPEDTAHAVRKCEAQGLKKVLLTERGTTFGYGRLVNDFRSIPIMQNLGVPVVFDATHSVQLPGGETTGGQSAMVFPLARAAVAAGADAVFFETHPNPEEAMSDGPNLVRLDQAATLVRQLSAIREVTLNLSSQDPSRTVTSPPESGDQLNVS
- a CDS encoding sigma-54 dependent transcriptional regulator, whose protein sequence is MQSFNLTVICSAMPGFIRCISAALAGKIRQFECYSIPEAGQMVHMHDSDFIVVDLRRSGRKQCDRIWALLQNAQQCRCIAVVHAEELSTSDVPIELSNRVQIVEQQSVDTDLTSVSLAVAAAMDTTLEFVDEMNTNPARKDPVFSDVTALAQYSHSNTDDRTPSGIQTPATPESDAPIAVRYRTETPELYQMLDRLQVAAQHDVTILLIGETGCGKTHLARLIHEASLRESEPLVTVACGALPGELIESELFGHVRGAFTSAHADKDGKFLAVGRGTVLLDEIDVLPPEQQVKLLRVIETGQFEAVGSNRTLHMEARIIAASNLELQPLVEQGRFRPDLYYRLNTLTFRIPPLRRRLPDIEPLTKYFVDSHARRHGIDSLQISRDFLRSLLNYPWPGNVREMENAIRSAVIYNKNGELIAASLPPHIVAGTAGPANDPSVAECFSETAEATLENRIELTEKDIIEQALLENSFNRTRTARELGISRVTLYNKMKKYGMMQAR
- a CDS encoding TrkH family potassium uptake protein, encoding MNWRLVARLLGLLSLLIASCMVLSLPWSWPELGQTAVFEFRALKGMLLAIGVSTLFGVGLIACGRNSSGSVLRKEALAVVGLGWLLCGFLGSLPYLLTPTYRLPGVPMSLADAMFESISGFSTTGASVLTQLEVPPGVADCELAAKNRNIAYVPRSVLFWRSLTHWLGGMGIIVLFVAILGQLGVGGKALMRREVPGPIADTLRPRVRETAMIMWTIYLALSGLLVLILLCQGMSLFESFCHTFGTLATGGFSTRNGSVGAFGSNTIEFTLTIFMLAAGINFNLYYVFLKQPPGPDRTGPLQRLMLITRDPEFRVYLSIIVVSAMGVSLVLLNSGTYDTLATASRHAWFNVVAVITTTGFGTQDFAAWPWFGQAWLLVLMFVGACSGSTGGGIKVIRCIVLFKVLLLETERAFRPNLIRPVRLSGQRVDDSVGKDVLIYICLITAIFAGSWMALVGLESFSPRSLEQWNHSDRGAGSILTDCAGAVTATLNNIGPGLGVCGPHGNYTHFSDPGKILLTLLMLLGRLELFAVMVLFVPGFWRLH
- a CDS encoding SGNH/GDSL hydrolase family protein, whose amino-acid sequence is MTCSRCPNTGRHVVLLGASNLVLHWSVLMRLVFSRWNGFIHVNTAHGMGRSYVAPSYFGWRKVPGILDSGLWPALTQDRPPVAALVTDLGNDLVYGHSASVVTQAAAEAVARLRDVNPDCRIVVTRPPLESVQALSVLRYRFIRSALFPACRQSLSQIVDATRELDEEIQRLSDVTLAVQPSHWFGMDPIHIRRRFRKSAYSTFLESWPGATKTGSGTESVPEKRPKTALRWVLNRKLLCEQPSVVSGRGSVSAW